One window of the Amycolatopsis mediterranei genome contains the following:
- a CDS encoding TetR/AcrR family transcriptional regulator encodes MPKPSDTKQRILDVARELFTSQGVQRTSLQDIADRLGITKPALYYHFPSREDLVRSIVQPLLDDGEKFLLDQEARGDAPVRELIEGFFDFNHRHRADVVMLLAEMPTLADLGLIDRVLGWRTRLTELICGPAPTLEQQARAILALGGLQDVCMQFPDVPVADLKAAAVAGALDALGR; translated from the coding sequence GTGCCGAAGCCCTCCGACACCAAACAGCGCATCCTCGACGTCGCCCGCGAGCTGTTCACCAGCCAAGGCGTCCAGCGCACCAGCCTGCAGGACATCGCCGACCGGCTCGGCATCACCAAACCCGCGCTCTACTACCACTTCCCCTCGCGCGAAGACCTGGTCCGCAGCATCGTCCAGCCCCTGCTCGACGACGGCGAGAAATTCCTCCTCGACCAGGAAGCCCGCGGCGACGCGCCGGTGCGCGAGCTGATCGAAGGCTTCTTCGACTTCAACCACCGCCACCGCGCCGACGTCGTCATGCTGCTGGCCGAGATGCCGACCCTGGCCGACCTCGGGCTCATCGACCGCGTCCTGGGCTGGCGGACCCGGCTCACCGAGCTGATCTGCGGCCCGGCACCGACCCTCGAACAGCAGGCCCGGGCCATCCTGGCCCTCGGCGGCCTGCAGGACGTCTGCATGCAGTTCCCCGACGTCCCCGTCGCCGACCTCAAGGCCGCCGCGGTCGCCGGCGCGCTCGACGCCCTCGGCCGCTGA
- a CDS encoding SWIM zinc finger family protein — protein sequence MTDDRVRGFPAFGAGGHLARSWWGRAWVRAMEDTALDLRQLKKGRKYAAAGLVGPITVSPGRLAAVVDDADGGPYRTQLRLAELSEPDWTRFLDRVASRAGHLAALLDRDLPPDLVEAAGVDLLPGIGDLDPECDCPGWELPCRHAAALSFQASWLLDADPFLLLLMRGKGEREIREELESRTAPVPVVAPAADRVPGELPDLAGFRPSGAPSIPAAPGVPAEAFTLLVANAAARARALAAGRPWPGRRHDAVRLAAEFPPAAQRLGQGAGFARAVAAWRYGGQDGLEVLETPWSPPKAALAAARAALADVAGEPVFERNHCTVGAVQLRLDRRGRWHPYRLEDQTWWPAGAPERDPGLLVG from the coding sequence ATGACCGACGACCGGGTGCGCGGGTTTCCCGCGTTCGGGGCGGGCGGGCACCTCGCCCGCTCGTGGTGGGGACGGGCGTGGGTGCGCGCGATGGAGGACACCGCGCTGGACCTGCGTCAGCTGAAGAAGGGCCGCAAGTACGCCGCGGCCGGCCTGGTCGGCCCGATCACGGTCAGCCCGGGCCGCCTCGCGGCGGTGGTCGACGACGCCGACGGCGGCCCGTACCGCACGCAGCTGCGGCTGGCGGAACTGTCCGAACCGGACTGGACGCGCTTCCTCGACCGCGTCGCCTCCCGCGCGGGGCACCTGGCGGCCCTGCTGGACCGCGACCTGCCACCGGACCTGGTCGAGGCGGCCGGCGTCGACCTGCTGCCGGGGATCGGCGACCTCGACCCGGAGTGCGACTGCCCGGGCTGGGAGCTGCCGTGCCGGCACGCGGCGGCGTTGTCGTTCCAGGCGTCGTGGCTGCTCGACGCGGACCCGTTCCTGCTGTTGCTGATGCGGGGCAAGGGCGAGCGGGAGATCCGTGAGGAGCTGGAGAGCCGCACCGCGCCGGTTCCGGTCGTGGCGCCGGCGGCGGACCGGGTCCCGGGGGAGCTGCCCGACCTGGCCGGGTTCCGGCCGTCGGGAGCGCCGTCGATCCCGGCGGCGCCCGGGGTGCCGGCCGAGGCGTTCACGCTGCTGGTGGCCAATGCGGCCGCGCGGGCCCGGGCGTTGGCGGCGGGGCGGCCGTGGCCGGGGCGGCGGCACGACGCGGTCCGGTTGGCCGCGGAGTTCCCTCCGGCGGCGCAGCGGCTGGGGCAGGGAGCGGGCTTCGCGCGGGCGGTCGCGGCGTGGCGGTACGGCGGGCAGGACGGGCTGGAGGTGCTGGAAACGCCGTGGAGCCCGCCGAAAGCGGCTTTGGCGGCCGCGCGGGCGGCGCTCGCGGACGTGGCGGGGGAGCCGGTGTTCGAACGCAACCACTGCACGGTCGGTGCGGTGCAGCTGAGACTGGATCGCCGGGGCCGGTGGCACCCGTACCGGCTCGAAGATCAGACGTGGTGGCCCGCGGGGGCGCCGGAGCGCGATCCGGGGCTGCTCGTGGGCTGA
- a CDS encoding acyl-CoA dehydrogenase family protein: MPATHEVTNQVPPLADHDVADDPALLAGLERAGAGWAAAELHELGRLAGTEQAQEWGRLVNENEPVLRTHDRYGNRIDEVEFHPHWHDLMRVATGHGLHGTPWQDPREGAHAARAAKFYVWGQVEAGHSCPISMTYAAVPALRANPELAARYEPLLAATEYDFGLRDPATKRGLLAGMSMTEKQGGSDVRANTTTATPSVSAVSRSDGSYTLVGHKWFTSAPMCDMFLTLAQAPNGLSCFLLPRVLPDGSRNGILLQRLKDKLGNRSNASSEIEYDHAVGWLVGEEGRGVRTIIEMVNNTRLDCTLGSASGMRLGAVRAVHHATHRRAFGKALVDQPLMANVLADLVLESEAATTVAMRLAAAGDRRGDAQEQAFRRLGLAVSKYWVCKRAPVHAAEALECFGGNGYVEESGMPRLYREAPLSSIWEGSGNVAALDALRAMGRQPESVAAFFAEVERAAGGDARLDDAVDRVRKELTDLDGIEYRARRLVEAMALVLQGSLLVRHGHPAVADAFCASRFGGDWGIAFGTLPAGVDTGAIIERAAVR; this comes from the coding sequence ATGCCCGCCACGCATGAGGTCACCAACCAGGTCCCGCCGCTGGCCGACCACGACGTCGCCGACGATCCGGCCTTGCTGGCCGGGCTCGAGCGCGCCGGGGCGGGCTGGGCGGCGGCGGAGCTGCACGAGCTGGGCCGGCTGGCCGGGACCGAGCAGGCGCAGGAGTGGGGCCGGCTGGTCAACGAGAACGAGCCGGTGCTGCGCACCCACGACCGGTACGGGAACCGGATCGACGAGGTCGAATTCCACCCGCACTGGCACGACCTGATGCGGGTCGCGACGGGCCACGGTCTGCACGGCACGCCGTGGCAGGACCCGCGCGAGGGCGCGCACGCGGCGCGGGCGGCGAAGTTCTACGTCTGGGGCCAGGTGGAAGCCGGGCACAGCTGCCCGATCTCGATGACGTACGCGGCGGTTCCGGCGTTGCGCGCGAACCCGGAGCTCGCGGCACGGTACGAGCCGCTGCTGGCGGCGACCGAGTACGACTTCGGGCTGCGGGACCCGGCCACCAAGCGCGGCCTGCTCGCGGGCATGTCGATGACCGAGAAGCAGGGCGGCTCGGACGTCCGGGCGAACACGACGACCGCGACGCCGTCGGTGTCGGCGGTGTCGCGGTCGGACGGCAGCTACACCCTGGTCGGGCACAAGTGGTTCACCTCGGCGCCGATGTGCGACATGTTCCTGACGCTGGCGCAGGCGCCGAACGGGCTGTCGTGCTTCCTGCTCCCCCGCGTCCTGCCGGACGGCTCGCGCAACGGGATCCTGTTGCAGCGGTTGAAGGACAAGCTCGGCAACCGGTCGAACGCGTCGTCGGAGATCGAGTACGACCATGCGGTCGGCTGGCTGGTCGGCGAGGAGGGTCGCGGGGTCCGCACGATCATCGAGATGGTCAACAACACCCGGCTGGACTGCACGCTGGGCAGTGCGTCGGGCATGCGGCTGGGTGCGGTCCGCGCGGTGCACCACGCGACGCACCGGCGCGCGTTCGGCAAGGCGCTGGTGGACCAGCCGCTGATGGCGAACGTCCTGGCCGACCTGGTGCTCGAGTCCGAAGCGGCGACGACGGTGGCGATGCGGCTGGCCGCGGCGGGCGACCGGCGCGGCGACGCGCAGGAGCAGGCGTTCCGCCGCCTGGGGCTGGCGGTGTCGAAGTACTGGGTGTGCAAGCGGGCGCCGGTGCACGCGGCCGAGGCCCTGGAGTGCTTCGGCGGCAACGGGTACGTCGAGGAGTCGGGGATGCCGCGGCTGTACCGGGAGGCGCCGCTGTCGTCGATCTGGGAGGGCTCGGGCAACGTCGCCGCGCTGGACGCGTTGCGCGCGATGGGCCGGCAGCCGGAGTCGGTCGCGGCGTTCTTCGCCGAGGTCGAGCGGGCCGCGGGCGGCGACGCCCGGCTGGACGACGCCGTGGACCGCGTGCGCAAGGAGCTGACCGACCTCGACGGCATCGAGTACCGGGCGCGGCGGCTGGTCGAGGCGATGGCGTTGGTGCTGCAGGGATCGCTGCTGGTCCGCCACGGCCACCCGGCGGTCGCCGATGCCTTCTGCGCGTCGCGGTTCGGCGGTGACTGGGGCATCGCGTTCGGGACGCTCCCGGCCGGCGTCGACACGGGAGCGATCATCGAACGCGCCGCGGTTCGCTAG
- a CDS encoding TetR/AcrR family transcriptional regulator: MPYRRTPKVQERLDAQRETIVAAATRQLAEHGYSGCSVAAVAERAGVAVGSVYRHFPTKADLVVHVFRQVVTREVEAVRAASAEAGEPAERVLAAVETFAQRALKAPKQAYALLIEPVDALIDVERLEFRRAYTEVIAEHVAAGVRDGVLPPQDGRLTAAALVGAAAEVLIGPLTSGNAGDVAELRTFILRALGGSDARHA; the protein is encoded by the coding sequence GTGCCCTACCGCCGCACCCCGAAGGTGCAGGAACGCCTCGACGCCCAGCGCGAGACGATCGTCGCCGCCGCGACGCGTCAGCTGGCCGAACACGGCTACAGCGGCTGCTCCGTCGCCGCGGTCGCCGAGCGGGCCGGGGTTGCCGTCGGCAGCGTGTACCGGCACTTCCCCACCAAGGCCGACCTCGTCGTGCACGTGTTCCGGCAGGTCGTGACGCGGGAGGTCGAGGCGGTCCGGGCGGCGTCGGCGGAAGCGGGGGAACCGGCCGAGCGGGTCCTGGCCGCCGTGGAGACGTTCGCCCAGCGTGCCCTCAAGGCGCCCAAGCAGGCGTATGCCCTGCTCATCGAGCCGGTCGATGCGCTCATCGACGTCGAGCGGCTGGAGTTCCGCCGGGCCTACACCGAGGTCATCGCCGAGCACGTCGCCGCCGGGGTCCGGGACGGCGTGCTGCCGCCCCAGGACGGGCGGCTCACCGCCGCCGCGCTGGTCGGCGCGGCCGCGGAAGTCCTGATCGGTCCGTTGACCAGCGGAAACGCCGGTGACGTCGCCGAGCTTCGCACGTTCATCCTGCGCGCTCTAGGAGGTTCCGATGCCCGCCACGCATGA
- a CDS encoding pyridoxamine 5'-phosphate oxidase family protein, translated as MLPNEIAEVLDKPLSRELLARDLTRLAYVAKDGTPRSIPIAFTWNGAEIVLCTTKNSPKLPSLRANPAVALTIDTEVHPPKILLVRGRAELDVVDGIPEEFLQMNGSYEMTPEQRVEWEREVRSLYDGMVRIVITPTWAKLIDFETTLPSAVEELARQRAERVG; from the coding sequence ATGCTGCCGAACGAAATCGCCGAGGTCCTCGACAAGCCGCTCAGCCGCGAACTGCTCGCCCGCGACCTGACCCGGCTCGCCTACGTCGCCAAGGACGGCACCCCGCGCTCGATCCCCATCGCCTTCACCTGGAACGGCGCGGAGATCGTCCTGTGCACGACGAAGAACTCCCCGAAGCTGCCGTCCCTGCGCGCCAACCCCGCCGTCGCCCTGACCATCGACACCGAAGTGCACCCGCCCAAGATCCTCCTCGTCCGCGGCCGCGCCGAACTGGACGTCGTCGACGGCATCCCGGAGGAGTTCCTGCAGATGAACGGCAGCTACGAGATGACCCCCGAGCAGCGCGTCGAATGGGAACGCGAGGTGCGCTCCCTCTACGACGGCATGGTCCGGATCGTCATCACCCCGACGTGGGCCAAGCTGATCGACTTCGAGACCACCCTGCCCAGCGCGGTCGAGGAACTGGCCCGGCAGCGGGCCGAGCGGGTCGGCTAG
- a CDS encoding FAD-dependent monooxygenase → MRILVSGASIAGPVLAYWLTRHGFDVTVVERAPALRKTGGHAVDLFRPAMDITERMGVLPRVEALATGTTRMTVHREGARRPIRVDLAKVFQATSDRHVEVMRDDLSEIYYDAGREDVEYLFGDSITALSPDGEVTFEHARPRRFDLVVGADGLHSNVRRLVFGEEAGLTTFIGAYLAVLSLPDTLGLDGEAVTHLGAGRTASLYSARHMSDARAVFLFRRAEPLDYHHRDVPRQKELLREAFAGMHPQVDGWLAGLDGGGPFYFDSITQLGMATWSRGRVTLVGDAGYCPGPAVGGSTSLAVLGAYVLAGELAAAHGDHERAFAAYEREMGELVRRSRAFATGAARSLIPASRAGVWALARGGQLVSALPAGVTRAIAKLNTGGVRMHDAMQVKDYAVQAAV, encoded by the coding sequence ATGCGGATTCTCGTCTCCGGCGCCAGCATCGCCGGCCCGGTGCTGGCGTACTGGCTCACCCGCCACGGCTTCGACGTCACCGTCGTCGAACGCGCGCCGGCCCTGCGCAAGACCGGCGGCCACGCCGTCGACCTCTTCCGCCCGGCCATGGACATCACCGAACGGATGGGCGTGCTGCCCCGCGTCGAAGCCCTCGCCACCGGCACGACCCGGATGACCGTGCACCGCGAAGGCGCCCGCCGGCCCATCCGGGTGGACCTGGCGAAGGTCTTCCAGGCCACCTCCGACCGGCACGTGGAGGTCATGCGCGACGACCTCAGCGAGATCTACTACGACGCCGGCCGCGAAGACGTCGAGTACCTCTTCGGCGACTCGATCACCGCCCTCTCCCCCGACGGCGAGGTCACCTTCGAGCACGCCCGGCCGCGCCGGTTCGACCTCGTCGTCGGTGCCGACGGGCTGCACTCGAACGTCCGGCGCCTGGTCTTCGGGGAAGAGGCCGGGCTGACGACGTTCATCGGCGCGTACCTGGCGGTGCTGTCGCTGCCGGACACCCTCGGGCTCGACGGGGAAGCCGTCACCCACCTCGGCGCCGGGCGCACCGCCTCCCTCTACAGCGCCCGGCACATGAGCGACGCGCGCGCGGTGTTCCTGTTCCGCCGGGCCGAGCCACTCGACTACCACCACCGGGACGTCCCGCGGCAGAAGGAGCTGCTGCGCGAAGCCTTCGCCGGGATGCACCCGCAGGTCGACGGCTGGCTGGCCGGGCTCGACGGGGGCGGCCCGTTCTACTTCGACTCGATCACCCAGCTGGGGATGGCCACCTGGTCCCGCGGTCGCGTGACGCTCGTGGGCGACGCCGGCTACTGCCCCGGCCCGGCCGTCGGGGGAAGCACGAGCCTCGCGGTGCTCGGCGCGTACGTCCTGGCCGGGGAGCTGGCCGCGGCGCACGGAGACCACGAACGCGCTTTCGCCGCCTACGAGCGGGAGATGGGTGAGCTGGTGCGCCGCAGCCGCGCCTTCGCCACCGGCGCGGCGCGCAGCCTGATCCCGGCCTCGCGCGCCGGGGTGTGGGCGCTGGCCCGGGGCGGCCAGCTGGTCTCGGCGCTGCCGGCCGGGGTGACGCGGGCGATCGCGAAGCTCAACACCGGCGGCGTGCGCATGCACGATGCGATGCAGGTCAAGGATTACGCGGTGCAGGCGGCGGTCTGA
- a CDS encoding GNAT family N-acetyltransferase: MIRHATTEDAAACATLYAPYVTDTVVSFETEPPDTAEMARRIAGAHAWLVLEDHGRVAGYAYATRFAARAAYRWSCETSIYLEQGRRRTGAGRALYEALLERLRERGLCRAFAGMTLPNDASAGLHRALGFEPAGVYRRVGWKHGAWRDVAWVQKDLHATDGCTSGPSELT, translated from the coding sequence ATGATCCGACACGCCACCACCGAAGACGCCGCCGCCTGCGCCACCCTCTACGCGCCCTACGTCACCGACACCGTCGTCTCCTTCGAAACCGAACCACCCGACACCGCCGAAATGGCCCGCCGCATCGCCGGCGCCCACGCCTGGCTCGTCCTCGAAGACCACGGCCGCGTCGCCGGATACGCCTACGCCACCCGCTTCGCCGCGCGCGCCGCCTACCGCTGGTCCTGCGAAACGAGCATCTACCTCGAACAAGGCCGCCGCCGCACCGGCGCCGGCCGCGCCCTCTACGAAGCACTGCTCGAACGGCTGCGCGAACGCGGCCTCTGCCGCGCCTTCGCCGGCATGACCTTGCCGAACGACGCCAGCGCCGGGCTCCACCGCGCCCTCGGGTTCGAACCCGCCGGCGTCTACCGCCGCGTCGGCTGGAAACACGGCGCCTGGCGCGACGTCGCCTGGGTCCAGAAAGACCTTCACGCAACCGACGGTTGCACATCTGGTCCCAGCGAGCTAACGTGA
- a CDS encoding helix-turn-helix domain-containing protein, with the protein MTDPLTARLAATVHAARTSQGLSAAALADRSGVSRAMIGKIERGDVQPTAALLAKLSAALGLTLSELIARAEGDERRLARAAEQPVWVDPDTGYRRRSVSPAAGRPLELVEVELPPGVEVPLMSGTYAFLHQQIWVLAGHLRFHEGAQVHELAAGDCLQLGPAADCVFVNPGTVACRYLVALVKRGT; encoded by the coding sequence ATGACCGATCCCCTGACTGCCCGCTTGGCCGCCACGGTGCACGCCGCCCGGACGTCGCAAGGTCTCTCGGCCGCGGCGCTCGCCGACCGGTCGGGGGTGTCGCGGGCGATGATCGGCAAGATCGAGCGGGGTGACGTGCAGCCGACGGCGGCGTTGCTGGCGAAGCTGTCGGCGGCGCTGGGCCTGACGCTGTCGGAGCTGATCGCGCGGGCCGAGGGTGACGAGCGCCGGCTGGCGCGGGCGGCGGAGCAGCCGGTGTGGGTGGATCCGGACACCGGCTACCGGCGGCGGTCGGTCTCCCCCGCGGCGGGTCGTCCGCTGGAGCTGGTGGAGGTGGAGCTGCCGCCGGGAGTGGAGGTGCCATTGATGTCGGGGACGTATGCGTTCCTGCACCAGCAGATCTGGGTGCTGGCCGGGCATCTGCGGTTCCACGAGGGCGCGCAGGTGCACGAGCTGGCCGCCGGTGATTGCCTGCAGCTGGGGCCGGCGGCGGATTGCGTGTTCGTGAACCCGGGGACGGTGGCGTGCCGGTACCTGGTGGCGCTGGTGAAGCGGGGTACGTGA